The Malassezia japonica chromosome 8, complete sequence genome includes a window with the following:
- a CDS encoding uncharacterized protein (EggNog:ENOG503PM10), translating to MIRRRGKPAPPPPPLPTLPFEVVVRILKYLFQSDQSATGKLLSLNSGVQRALFPVVYARVELHTSTALARFAELVRERPEAARAVRSLWIGPSHARSDLLSILSAPLPGDSAYLESLREEVYTHTRFVLRACRRLKDVALSGSLVSAAVVHSYGTACQPVRLTSINPHSFVSGFDAPIFRKVQDLTVCDINLSFSEADAIRRLPALKCFEYTSPKDYGDVVRDITVLRKLLALDDASLEDSLARLLLDARPSWLQRLHFRAVPQRAKKVVAALKEALETAPRGVDIAQAELAHEFVNEWDALRDLVFNAQGDYSRQVLGDDVGSWVDPSHALEQLRAEWRQRSVEVLA from the coding sequence ATGATACGCCGCCGGGGCaagcccgcgccgccgccaccgccgctGCCCACGCTGCCGTTCGAGGTGGTGGTGCGCATACTAAAGTACTTGTTCCAGAGCGACCAAAGCGCTACTGGCAAGCTCCTTTCGCTGAATTCtggcgtgcagcgcgcgttGTTCCCCGTCGTGTACGCACGCGTGGAGCTGCACacctcgacggcgctcgcgcgcttTGCCGAGCTGGTCAGAGAGCGCCCCGAGGCTGCGCGTGCGGTGCGTAGCCTGTGGATTGGCCCGAGCCATGCGCGCTCCGATCTGCTCTCGATCCTttcggcgccgctgcccggCGACTCGGCCTACCTCGAGTCGTTGCGGGAAGAAGTCTATACCCATACCCGCTTTGTCCTGCGTGCATGTCGGCGCCTGAAAGACGTGGCGCTAAGCGGATCGCTCGTATCGGCGGCAGTTGTGCACTCGTACGGCACTGCGTGCCAGCCGGTGCGCTTGACGAGCATCAATCCGCACAGCTTCGTGAGCGGGTTTGACGCGCCCATCTTTCGCAAGGTGCAGGACCTCACCGTGTGCGATATCAACCTATCGTTTTCCGAGGCGGACGCCATCCGGCGCCTGCCCGCCCTCAAGTGCTTTGAATATACCTCTCCGAAAGACTATGGCGACGTAGTGCGCGACATAacggtgctgcgcaagctgctcgcACTCGACGATGCATCGCTCGAGgactcgctcgcgcggctcctgctcgatgcgcggccGTCGTGGCTGCAGCGCTTGCACTTTCGTGccgtgccgcagcgcgccaaaAAGGTCGTGGCCGCGCTCAAGGAAGCGCTCGAAACCGCCCCGCGGGGCGTCGATATCGCGCAGGCGGAACTCGCGCACGAGTTTGTCAATGAGTGGGATGCCCTACGTGACCTCGTGTTTAACGCACAAGGCGACTACTCGAGGCAGGTGCTGGGCGACGACGTGGGGTCGTGGGTCGACCCGAGCCAtgcgctggagcagctgcgtgccgagtgGCGCCAGCGCTCTGTCGAGGTCCTGGCCTAG